Proteins co-encoded in one Salvia splendens isolate huo1 chromosome 4, SspV2, whole genome shotgun sequence genomic window:
- the LOC121798376 gene encoding alanine--tRNA ligase-like, with product MRVCTIKGSSWSISSLARRALKLPPPSPRPHRPPAAATTLPSLSLFLPAHFYSTCTGIIAAEASSSTPSMGSQATEIEWPAKKVRETFIKFFEDKSHVNWISSPVVPHNDPTLLFANAGMNQFKPIFLGTVDPNTELSKLKRACNTQKCIRAGGKHNDLDDVGKDTYHHTFFEMLGNWSFGDYFKNEAIEWAWELLTKVYKLPGDRIYATYFGGDEKLGLPADFEARDKWLQVLPPNRVLPFGCKDNFWEMGDTGPCGPCTEIHFDRIGGRDAASFVNNDDPTVIEIWNLVFIQFNREADGMLKSLPAKHVDTGMGFERLTSILQNKMSNYDTDIFIPIFDAIQQATKARPYSGKVGSDDLDTVDMAYRVVSDHIRTISFAIADGSRPGNDGREYVLRRILRRAVRYGTEVLKAQPGFFNGLVQVVVDVMSDVFPELKEHAVKIREIIGDEEASFGRTLTKGIEKFKKASQEVQGKTLSGQDAFDLWDTYGFPLDLTQLMAEERGLTVDSEGFNLAMNKARERSRSAQNKQAGAVIAMDADATASLHKKGVSATDDSFKFTWFQDHTSVIKAVYTGSEFLESVVPGEEVGLILETTSFYAEQGGQIHDTGIIEGPDGAFEVSNVQIYGGFVIHIGSFRGKTGRLYIGDKVVCKVDYDRRTLIAPNHTCTHMLNFALREVLGNHVDQKGSIVLPEKLRYDFSHGKPVKPEELRKIESIVNEQIKAELDVFAKETKLADAKHVNGLRAVFGEVYPDPVRIVSVGRKVEDLLANPESEEWLSISAELCGGTHISNTRDAKAFALLSEEGIAKGIRRITAVTLDYAFKAFELASSLEQEINEASKTEGSFLEQKVTSLNSRLEGASVPSATKADLKAKISVLQSQVIKAKKKIAEEHMRKAIEAAIQTAEGASSNGKNYCISLVDVGSDTTAIREAVVKIMEQKGIAVMVFSRDETVNKAFVCAGVPEKDGKYKQLNVTEWLKKVLELISGKGGGGKGGLAQGQGSDASRIETAMDVAESFAALKLE from the exons ATGAGGGTTTGCACTATCAAAGGTAGCAGTTGGAGCATTTCCTCTTTGGCCCGCAGAGCTCTCAAACTTCCGCCGCCATCACCTCGCCCTCATCGGCCGCCGGCTGCTGCTACCACACTCCCGAGTCTCTCGCTCTTCCTTCCGGCTCACTTCTACAGTACCTGTACCGGTATTATTGCGGCAGAAGCGTCATCATCAACGCCTTCTATGGGGTCTCAGGCAACTGAAATCGAGTGGCCGGCGAAGAAAGTTAGGGAAACTTTCATCAAATTCTTCGAGGACAAATCTCACGTCAATTGGATATCGAGCCCCGTTGTTCCGCATAATGACCCCACTCTTCTCTTCGCTAATGCTG GTATGAATCAGTTCAAGCCGATCTTCCTGGGCACGGTTGACCCTAATACGGAGTTAAGCAAACTCAAACGTGCTTGCAACACTCAGAAATGTATTCGTGCTGGCGGCAAGCATAACGATCTTGATGATGTGGGCAAGGATACCTACCACCACACCTTCTTCGAGAtgcttggcaattggtctttcgGAGACTATTTCAAGAATGAGGCCATTGAATGGGCATGGGAGCTTCTTACCAAG GTATATAAGTTGCCTGGGGATAGAATTTATGCCACCTATTTTGGTGGTGATGAGAAACTTGGTCTTCCTGCTGACTTTGAAGCGAGGGATAAGTGGCTCCAAGTTCTTCCTCCCAACCGTGTCTTGCCTTTTGGTTGTAAA GATAACTTTTGGGAGATGGGGGATACTGGGCCATGTGGACCCTGTACTGAAATCCATTTTGATAGGATCGGCGGACGTGATGCTGCATCCTTTGTGAACAATGATGACCCTACAGTAATTGAAATATGGAATCTTGTGTTTATTCAG TTTAACAGGGAAGCTGATGGAATGCTGAAATCTCTGCCGGCGAAACATGTTGACACTGGGATGGGCTTTGAAAGATTAACTTCTATTCTTCAAAATAAGATGAGCAATTACGATACTGATATATTCATTCCTATATTTGATGCAATACAACAG GCAACTAAAGCCCGCCCATATTCTGGGAAAGTTGGATCTGATGACCTAGACACGGTTGACATGGCCTACAGGGTGGTCTCTGACCACATCAGAACGATTTCATTCGCCATTGCTGATGGTTCTCGCCCAG GTAATGATGGGCGTGAATATGTGTTGAGGCGCATCCTTCGACGAGCTGTCAGATATGGTACTGAAGTCCTGAAAGCTCAGCCAGGCTTTTTCAATGG GCTGGTGCAAGTAGTGGTGGATGTCATGAGTGATGTTTTTCCAGAGCTGAAAGAACACGCCGTTAAGATTAGGGAAATCATTGGGGATGAGGAGGCCAGCTTTGGCAGGACTTTGACTAAA GGAATTGAGAAATTTAAGAAGGCTTCTCAAGAAGTCCAAGGGAAAACACTTAGTGGACAG GATGCATTTGACTTGTGGGATACCTATGGTTTTCCATTGGATTTAACGCAG CTGATGGCCGAAGAAAGAGGCTTGACAGTGGATTCGGAAGGCTTTAATCTAGCTATGAATAAAGCACGAGAAAGGTCAAGGAGTGCACAGAATAAG CAAGCTGGTGCTGTTATTGCTATGGATGCCGATGCTACTGCCTCATTGCACAAGAAAGGGGTTTCTGCTACGGATGACTCATTCAAATTTACTTGGTTTCAG GACCATACAAGTGTGATTAAAGCCGTGTACACTGGGAGTGAATTCCTTGAAAGTGTTGTCCCTGGTGAAGAAGTTGGCTTGATCCTTGAGACTACTAGTTTTTATGCTGAGCAAGGTGGCCAG ATACATGATACAGGAATAATTGAAGGCCCTGATGGAGCTTTTGAAGTGAGCAATGTTCAGATTTATGGTGGGTTTGTTATTCATATTGGTTCttttcgaggaaagactggcaGACTTTACATCGGCGATAAAGTGGTTTGTAAG GTTGACTATGATAGACGAACATTGATTGCTCCCAATCATACCTGCACACACATGTTGAATTTTGCGCTAAGG GAGGTACTTGGTAACCATGTCGACCAGAAAGGATCTATTGTTCTTCCTGAGAAGCTGAGATATGACTTTTCTCATG GTAAGCCTGTGAAGCCGGAGGAACTAAGAAAAATCGAGTCCATAGTGAATGAGCAGATTAAGGCTGAACTGGATGTTTTTGCAAAGGAAACCAAGCTTGCTGATGCAAAACACGTGAATGGTCTAAGAGCTGTTTTTGGGGAG GTGTATCCTGATCCTGTTCGGATTGTATCAGTCGGTCGCAAAGTGGAGGATTTACTTGCAAATCCTGAAAGTGAGGAATGGTTATCAATCTCTGCTGAGTTGTGTGGAG GCACACATATATCAAATACAAGGGATGCGAAAGCATTCGCGCTCTTATCCGAGGAAGGAATTGCTAAAGGAATTCGTAGAATTACAGCAGTCACATTGGATTATGCTTTCAAAGCTTTTGAACTGGCATCCTCACTTGAACAAGAAATAAATGAAGCATCCAAAACTGAAGGAAGCTTTCTGGAGCAG AAAGTAACATCCTTGAATAGTCGTCTGGAAGGAGCATCCGTCCCTTCTGCAACAAAAGCGGATCTCAAGGCAAAAATTTCTGTGCTTCAG AGCCAAGTCATTAAAGCCAAAAAGAAGATAGCTGAAGAACACATGCGGAAAGCCATTGAAGCAGCCATACAAACAGCTGAAGGTGCTTCATCGAATGGAAAGAACTACTGCATTTCACTTGTTGACGTTGGTTCTGACACTACTGCCATTCGTGAGGCGGTTGTCAAAATCATGGAGCAGAAG GGTATTGCAGTGATGGTCTTTAGCAGAGACGAAACAGTGAACAAGGCTTTTGTTTGTGCTGGTGTACCAGAGAAAGATGGCAAGTACAAGCAGTTAAACGTTACGGAATGGTTGAAGAAGGTTTTGGAGTTGATAAGTGGAAAAGGAGGTGGAGGAAAAGGAGGCCTTGCTCAAGGGCAG GGGAGTGATGCATCACGCATTGAAACTGCAATGGATGTGGCGGAGTCCTTTGCGGCACTCAAGTTGGAATGA
- the LOC121798377 gene encoding cytochrome P450 89A2-like: MEAWFLIIVSLCVAALLKSTLTLLSPRTKRLPPGPPALPLIGNLIWLRKPISELEQVLRRLKPRYGPIITVKIAHRFFVFVNDHSIAHQALVQHGVLFADRPGPPPTSTYLNAPRKTISASSYGPTWRLLRRNLTQEILHPSRVRGYSASRRWVLSLLMDRIRAAAKSDSSVKLIDHFQYAMFCLLVLLCFGDKLKEDQIKEIESIQRKFLVNFRRFNVLNFWPRLGRIIFRKRWQLLFELRNEQDRILIPLIRSRIESKKTKKTNEEEDLVAYVDTLADLILPEENRKLHEEEIVSLCSEFLTAGTDTTSTALQWIMANLVKKQEVQEKVYQEIIGVVKGDVVEEEDLQKMPYLKAVVLEALRRHPPGHFVLPHRVKEEVELEGHKIPKDTYVNFMVADMNWDAKVWEEPMEFKPERFVAACEGEGFDVTGSREIKMMPFGAGRRVCPGFTVALLHLEYFVANFICSFKWEADGEVDLTEKQEFTIVMKNPLRARISPRN; this comes from the coding sequence ATGGAGGCTTGGTTCCTCATCATCGTCTCACTCTGCGTCGCCGCCCTACTCAAATCCACACTCACCCTTTTATCGCCCCGCACCAAGCGCCTCCCGCCCGGCCCTCCTGCCCTCCCCCTCATCGGCAACCTCATCTGGCTCCGCAAGCCCATCTCCGAACTCGAGCAAGTCCTCCGCCGCCTCAAACCCCGCTACGGCCCCATCATCACCGTCAAAATCGCCCACCGCTTCTTCGTCTTCGTCAACGACCACTCCATCGCCCACCAGGCCCTCGTCCAGCACGGCGTGCTCTTCGCCGACCGTCCCGGCCCTCCGCCAACAAGCACCTACCTCAACGCGCCGCGGAAAACCATCAGCGCCTCCTCCTACGGCCCCACGTGGCGCCTCCTCCGCCGCAACCTCACGCAGGAGATCCTCCACCCCTCCCGCGTCAGAGGATACTCCGCGTCGCGGCGCTGGGTGCTGTCTCTCCTCATGGATCGCATCCGCGCCGCCGCCAAGTCGGATTCCTCCGTTAAACTGATTGATCACTTCCAGTACGCCATGTTCTGTCTCCTCGTGCTGCTGTGTTTTGGGGATAAGCTGAAGGAGGATCAAATCAAGGAGATCGAATCGATTCAGCGTAAATTCCTCGTGAATTTCCGGAGATTCAACGTTCTCAATTTCTGGCCGCGGCTAGGGCGCATCATCTTCCGCAAGCGATGGCAGCTGCTGTTTGAACTCCGCAACGAGCAGGATAGAATCCTGATTCCTCTCATCAGATCGAGAATCGAATCGAAGAAAACGAAGAAGACGAACGAGGAAGAAGATTTGGTGGCTTACGTCGACACGCTGGCGGATCTAATTCTACCGGAAGAGAACAGAAAGCTTCACGAGGAGGAAATCGTGAGTTTGTGCAGCGAATTTCTCACCGCCGGCACCGATACAACATCAACAGCACTGCAATGGATCATGGCGAATCTAGTGAAGAAGCAGGAGGTTCAGGAGAAAGTGTACCAGGAGATAATCGGCGTGGTGAAGGGGGAtgtggttgaggaggaggatctGCAGAAGATGCCGTACCTGAAGGCGGTGGTCCTGGAGGCGCTGCGGCGGCATCCGCCGGGGCACTTTGTGCTGCCGCACAGGGTGAAGGAGGAGGTGGAGTTGGAGGGGCACAAAATCCCCAAAGATACGTATGTGAATTTCATGGTGGCTGACATGAATTGGGACGCGAAAGTGTGGGAGGAGCCAATGGAGTTCAAGCCGGAGAGGTTTGTGGCTGCGTGCGAGGGGGAAGGTTTCGACGTGACAGGCAGCAGGGAGATAAAGATGATGCCGTTTGGGGCGGGGAGGAGAGTGTGCCCGGGATTCACGGTGGCGCTGCTGCATTTGGAGTATTTCGTTGCAAATTTCAtatgcagtttcaagtgggaagCAGATGGTGAAGTTGATCTTACTGAGAAGCAGGAGTTCACCATTGTCATGAAAAATCCACTGCGTGCACGCATCTCTCCCAGAAACTAA
- the LOC121798378 gene encoding 65-kDa microtubule-associated protein 6-like isoform X1 has translation MMAAAFGSDSISFHTSNTCNTLLKELQQLWTEIGETQSDKDRMLMELERECLEVYRRKVDEAANAKACLHQSIASLEAEVAMLIATLGEININSPVQSDKKAQSLKGKLASVRPLAEDLKLKKEGRMKQFADIRSQIEKISGEISGYGSTASSISSLTMEEQDLSVRKLTEHQSKLRVLQKEKSERLQKVMDYVNEVHTLCGVLSIDFSQTVSDIHPSLHGSSMGLVTNISDSTLEGLDQAVLKLKTEKKFRLQKLKDVSGSLFELWNLMDTSKEDKASLLRITSVLGLSESEIVQPGALSPEIVQQASAEVERLTKLKTSRLKELVLKKRSELEDICCKIHIQPDQSTAAEKTSALIDSGLVDPSELLANIEAQICRVKDEALSRKEIMEKINRWLSACDEEKWLEDYNLDHNRYSAGRGAHISLKRAERARIMINKIPAVVDNLISRTLAWEKEKQKLFLYDGVRLVSILEDYKQARRLKEEEKKRARDQKKLQDMLHTEIESIYGSKPSPRRSNSFRNQNGHRAYGNGSVTPSPRRNSVGAATPELLTPRSYSGRQNGYFKEMRRLSTAPLNFVAIPKEDTISFSSIGGSEPESPPQV, from the exons ATGATGGCTGCTGCGTTTGGGAGTGATTCCATCAGTTTCCACACAAGCAATACTTGTAATACTCTGCTCAAAGAACTTCag CAACTATGGACTGAAATTGGGGAGACTCAATCTGATAAAGACCGCATGTTAATGGAGCTCGAAAGAGAGTGTTTGGAGGTATACAGAAGAAAGGTTGATGAGGCCGCAAATGCCAAGGCTTGCCTACATCAATCTATTGCTTCCCTGGAAGCTGAGGTTGCAATGCTTATTGCAACTCTTGGGGAAATAAACATTAATTCGCCG GTGCAGTCTGACAAGAAAGCCCAATCTTTGAAAGGGAAACTAGCCTCAGTCAGACCGTTAGCGGAAGACCTAAAACTAAAGAAGGAGGGAAGGATGAAACAATTTGCAGATATCAGGTCACAAATTGAGAAAATTAGCGGCGAGATCTCTGGTTATGGCAGTACTGCCAGTTCCATAAGCTCCTTGACTATGGAAGAACAAGACTTGTCAGTGAGAAAACTCACGGAACATCAATCAAAACTTCGTGTTCTTCAGAAAGAGAAG TCTGAGCGTCTCCAGAAAGTCATGGATTATGTTAACGAAGTCCATACTTTGTGTGGTGTCCTTAGTATAGATTTTAGCCAAACTGTGAGTGATATTCACCCAAGCTTGCATGGATCAAGTATGGGGCTTGTTACGAATATCAGCGACAGCACATTGGAGGGACTTGATCAAGCTGTCCTTAAGTTGAAAACGGAGAAAAAGTTCCGTCTTCAAAAG TTGAAAGATGTTTCCGGGTCTCTCTTTGAACTCTGGAACTTGATGGACACATCGAAAGAAGACAAGGCTAGCTTACTGAGAATTACTTCTGTCCTTGGTTTGTCAGAATCAGAAATTGTGCAACCTGGCGCTCTTTCACCGGAGATAGTTCAGCAG GCATCAGCAGAGGTTGAGAGGCTCACAAAACTAAAAACAAGTAGGTTGAAGGAACTTGTGCTGAAGAAGAGGTCGGAGTTGGAAGATATTTGTTGTAAAATTCATATTCAACCAGATCAAAGCACAGCTGCTGAAAAAACCAGCGCATTGATTGATTCAG GCTTGGTGGATCCAAGTGAGCTCTTAGCTAACATCGAGGCACAAATATGTAGAGTCAAAGACGAAGCTTTAAGCCGCAAAGAAATAATGGAAAAGATAAACCGGTGGCTTTCTGCATGTGATGAGGAAAAGTGGCTTGAAGATTATAACCTT GATCACAATCGTTACAGTGCTGGAAGAGGTGCACATATAAGCCTTAAGCGTGCAGAGCGAGCCAGGATCATGATAAATAAGATTCCAG CTGTGGTTGATAATTTAATTAGCAGGACTCTTGCATGGGAGAAGGAGAAACAAAAACTGTTTCTTTATGATGGA GTGCGTTTGGTGTCAATTTTGGAGGACTACAAACAAGCCAGACGACTCaaggaagaggagaagaagagAGCTCGG GATCAGAAGAAACTGCAAGATATGCTACATACTGAGATAGAATCTATATATGGGTCTAAGCCAAGTCCCAGGAGAAGCAACAGCTTCAGGAATCAAAACGGCCATCGAGCATATGGGAATGGATCGGTGACACCCTCGCCTCGTCGCAACTCAGTTGGTGCTGCAACTCCCGAGCTCCTTACGCCACGTTCATATTCAGGACGCCAAAACGGCTATTTCAAGGAAATGAGAAGGCTCTCCACTGCACCTCTGAACTTTGTTGCTATACCCAAAGAAGATACCATCTCATTTTCCTCTATTGGTGGCTCGGAGCCCGAGTCCCCTCCTCAAGTCTGA
- the LOC121798378 gene encoding 65-kDa microtubule-associated protein 6-like isoform X2 has translation MLMELERECLEVYRRKVDEAANAKACLHQSIASLEAEVAMLIATLGEININSPVQSDKKAQSLKGKLASVRPLAEDLKLKKEGRMKQFADIRSQIEKISGEISGYGSTASSISSLTMEEQDLSVRKLTEHQSKLRVLQKEKSERLQKVMDYVNEVHTLCGVLSIDFSQTVSDIHPSLHGSSMGLVTNISDSTLEGLDQAVLKLKTEKKFRLQKLKDVSGSLFELWNLMDTSKEDKASLLRITSVLGLSESEIVQPGALSPEIVQQASAEVERLTKLKTSRLKELVLKKRSELEDICCKIHIQPDQSTAAEKTSALIDSGLVDPSELLANIEAQICRVKDEALSRKEIMEKINRWLSACDEEKWLEDYNLDHNRYSAGRGAHISLKRAERARIMINKIPAVVDNLISRTLAWEKEKQKLFLYDGVRLVSILEDYKQARRLKEEEKKRARDQKKLQDMLHTEIESIYGSKPSPRRSNSFRNQNGHRAYGNGSVTPSPRRNSVGAATPELLTPRSYSGRQNGYFKEMRRLSTAPLNFVAIPKEDTISFSSIGGSEPESPPQV, from the exons ATGTTAATGGAGCTCGAAAGAGAGTGTTTGGAGGTATACAGAAGAAAGGTTGATGAGGCCGCAAATGCCAAGGCTTGCCTACATCAATCTATTGCTTCCCTGGAAGCTGAGGTTGCAATGCTTATTGCAACTCTTGGGGAAATAAACATTAATTCGCCG GTGCAGTCTGACAAGAAAGCCCAATCTTTGAAAGGGAAACTAGCCTCAGTCAGACCGTTAGCGGAAGACCTAAAACTAAAGAAGGAGGGAAGGATGAAACAATTTGCAGATATCAGGTCACAAATTGAGAAAATTAGCGGCGAGATCTCTGGTTATGGCAGTACTGCCAGTTCCATAAGCTCCTTGACTATGGAAGAACAAGACTTGTCAGTGAGAAAACTCACGGAACATCAATCAAAACTTCGTGTTCTTCAGAAAGAGAAG TCTGAGCGTCTCCAGAAAGTCATGGATTATGTTAACGAAGTCCATACTTTGTGTGGTGTCCTTAGTATAGATTTTAGCCAAACTGTGAGTGATATTCACCCAAGCTTGCATGGATCAAGTATGGGGCTTGTTACGAATATCAGCGACAGCACATTGGAGGGACTTGATCAAGCTGTCCTTAAGTTGAAAACGGAGAAAAAGTTCCGTCTTCAAAAG TTGAAAGATGTTTCCGGGTCTCTCTTTGAACTCTGGAACTTGATGGACACATCGAAAGAAGACAAGGCTAGCTTACTGAGAATTACTTCTGTCCTTGGTTTGTCAGAATCAGAAATTGTGCAACCTGGCGCTCTTTCACCGGAGATAGTTCAGCAG GCATCAGCAGAGGTTGAGAGGCTCACAAAACTAAAAACAAGTAGGTTGAAGGAACTTGTGCTGAAGAAGAGGTCGGAGTTGGAAGATATTTGTTGTAAAATTCATATTCAACCAGATCAAAGCACAGCTGCTGAAAAAACCAGCGCATTGATTGATTCAG GCTTGGTGGATCCAAGTGAGCTCTTAGCTAACATCGAGGCACAAATATGTAGAGTCAAAGACGAAGCTTTAAGCCGCAAAGAAATAATGGAAAAGATAAACCGGTGGCTTTCTGCATGTGATGAGGAAAAGTGGCTTGAAGATTATAACCTT GATCACAATCGTTACAGTGCTGGAAGAGGTGCACATATAAGCCTTAAGCGTGCAGAGCGAGCCAGGATCATGATAAATAAGATTCCAG CTGTGGTTGATAATTTAATTAGCAGGACTCTTGCATGGGAGAAGGAGAAACAAAAACTGTTTCTTTATGATGGA GTGCGTTTGGTGTCAATTTTGGAGGACTACAAACAAGCCAGACGACTCaaggaagaggagaagaagagAGCTCGG GATCAGAAGAAACTGCAAGATATGCTACATACTGAGATAGAATCTATATATGGGTCTAAGCCAAGTCCCAGGAGAAGCAACAGCTTCAGGAATCAAAACGGCCATCGAGCATATGGGAATGGATCGGTGACACCCTCGCCTCGTCGCAACTCAGTTGGTGCTGCAACTCCCGAGCTCCTTACGCCACGTTCATATTCAGGACGCCAAAACGGCTATTTCAAGGAAATGAGAAGGCTCTCCACTGCACCTCTGAACTTTGTTGCTATACCCAAAGAAGATACCATCTCATTTTCCTCTATTGGTGGCTCGGAGCCCGAGTCCCCTCCTCAAGTCTGA
- the LOC121798667 gene encoding cyclin-J18-like: MKRARCTCLRSRVIQLLIRSSQLLEVTPIVKYSALSLFADRFYPALSRLKDRKVTKNWLLHPIEECNLQLFALVSLWISSKIHDSPPLSVKKFKSLGDKFIKEQHYTMGDILEAEIVLMQVLQFGIGMSKITFSSVEDLLVQFKAIAQVGEHVKFEACMDVMDLLYENEEISVLYSSPEALAASVVVVGYIITVPPQRWEFPVLPWVKFVTSCKEEDILDTVRVILKHIFEPQADYYVANG, from the exons ATGAAGAGAGCTCGTTGTACATGCCTGCGATCTAGAGTGATCCAGTTACTCATTCGATCTTCTCAG TTGCTGGAAGTTACTCCAATTGTCAAGTACTCGGCGCTATCGCTCTTCGCCGACCGTTTTTACCCTGCTCTCTCCAG ACTCAAAGACAGGAAAGTGACAAAAAACTGGCTTCTGCATCCAATTGAAGAATGTAACTTGCAGCTATTTGCTCTTGTTTCACTATGGATATCAAGCAAA ATACATGATTCACCTCCTCTGTCtgttaaaaaattcaaatcctTGGGAGACAAGTTTATCAAGGAGCAACATTACACTATGGGAGATATTCTGGAAGCT GAGATAGTGTTAATGCAG GTTCTGCAATTTGGGATTGGCATGTCAAAAATTACTTTTTCTTCAGTTGAGGACCTTCTTGTTCAATTCAA GGCAATAGCCCAAGTTGGAGAGCATGTGAAATTTGAAGCTTGTATGGATGTTATGGATCTGCTTTACGAAAATGAAGAGATATCAGTCCTTTACAGCTCTCCTGAGGCTCTGGCCGCATCAGTAGTG GTTGTTGGCTACATCATTACAGTGCCTCCACAAAGGTGGGAGTTTCCAGTTCTGCCTTGGG tgaaatttgtTACATCTTGCAAAGAAGAGGACATACTGGATACTGTCAGGGTGATCCTGAAGCATATATTCGAACCCCAAGCGGACTATTATGTAGCCAATGGATAA